A region of Natribaculum luteum DNA encodes the following proteins:
- a CDS encoding NAD(P)/FAD-dependent oxidoreductase, protein MDVAIIGGGPAGLSAAVYTARADQETYVFDDGSGTTREVDTMENVYGFPDGVTGPELVSLGQRHATKFGATILEEEVVRIGRTDDDAYEIETTENRYQARGVVIATGASYESPAIRDVDEYEGRGVSYCVECDAYFYRDRPVAVVGSGNFAAKEALMLLDYTDDVQVLTNGKEFTADAALRDQLDAADVAVRTDRLERVDGDDALERIVTRDGDELEVDGLFVALGAAGGTALAEMLGVATAGPYVETDDGMGTNVPRVYAAGDVTGGQRQINTSIGEGTRAAINLLEEFRDASEYVDYQKLDRPASETATSD, encoded by the coding sequence ATGGACGTCGCAATCATCGGCGGTGGCCCCGCAGGGTTGAGCGCTGCGGTCTACACCGCACGAGCCGACCAGGAGACGTACGTGTTCGACGACGGGAGCGGGACGACCCGCGAGGTCGACACGATGGAGAACGTCTACGGGTTCCCCGATGGCGTGACGGGTCCGGAACTCGTCTCGCTCGGGCAGCGCCACGCGACGAAGTTCGGCGCGACGATCCTCGAAGAGGAGGTGGTCCGGATCGGGCGAACCGACGACGACGCCTACGAGATCGAAACGACCGAGAACCGGTACCAGGCGCGTGGGGTCGTCATCGCGACCGGCGCCTCCTACGAATCGCCGGCCATCCGGGACGTCGACGAGTACGAGGGTCGTGGCGTCTCCTACTGCGTGGAGTGTGACGCGTACTTCTACCGCGACCGACCGGTCGCCGTCGTCGGGTCGGGGAACTTCGCCGCCAAAGAGGCGCTGATGCTCCTCGATTACACCGACGACGTCCAGGTGCTCACCAACGGCAAGGAGTTCACCGCCGACGCCGCTCTCCGCGACCAGCTCGACGCAGCCGACGTCGCCGTTCGAACGGACCGCCTCGAGCGAGTCGACGGCGACGACGCACTCGAGCGAATCGTCACCCGGGACGGCGACGAACTCGAGGTCGACGGACTGTTCGTTGCCCTCGGTGCCGCCGGTGGAACCGCCCTCGCCGAGATGCTCGGCGTCGCCACCGCGGGGCCGTACGTCGAGACCGACGATGGAATGGGCACCAACGTCCCGCGCGTGTACGCGGCGGGCGACGTGACCGGCGGGCAACGGCAGATCAACACGTCCATCGGCGAGGGTACCCGAGCTGCGATCAACCTGTTAGAGGAGTTCCGAGACGCCTCGGAGTACGTCGACTACCAGAAACTCGACCGACCGGCGTCTGAGACGGCCACGTCTGACTAA
- the thrS gene encoding threonine--tRNA ligase has translation MSESESQEEIAVVLPDGSELEVDADATVEDCAYEIGPGLGRDTVAGKLDGDLVAKEEPVYDGAKLEIVTDQSEEYLRVMRHSAAHCLAQAVERLYDDVKLAIGPPTDEGFYYDFDDLEVDEEDLEEIEAEMEAIVEADYDIEREEVSIADAEERLDGQPYKLELLSEFADENDHVTFYSQGEWGDLCAGPHVDSTGEIGAVKLLEIAGAYWRGDEENPMQTRIYGTAFEDESDLEAFLERKREAEERDHRRIGNEMDLFSIQDVTGPGLPLYHPPGKTILNELSEFVTDLNDAAGYDYVETPHLFKTDLWKRSGHYENYQDDMFVFELGDDEFGLKPMNCPGHATIFDDHSWSYRDLPVRYAEDGKVYRKEQRGELSGLSRVWAFTIDDGHLFVRPDQIEAEVEAIMDAIDEVLSTFDLEYEVALATRPEKSVGSDEIWERAESQLKAVLEDREMEYDLEEGDGAFYGPKIDYAFEDAIGRSWDGPTVQLDFNMPERFDLTYVGEDNEEHRPVMIHRALYGSYERFFMMLIEHFEGKFPLWLAPEQVRVLPISDDNLEYAREVATEFDDFRVEVDDRDSTLERKIRAAHDDRVPYQIIVGDNEEEAGNISVRDRFEDQESDVEIEAFRAHLEDERDAKRTEPDFLAE, from the coding sequence ATGTCAGAATCAGAATCACAGGAAGAGATAGCGGTCGTACTGCCCGACGGATCCGAACTCGAGGTCGATGCCGACGCGACGGTCGAAGACTGCGCCTACGAGATCGGCCCCGGCCTCGGCCGGGACACGGTCGCGGGCAAACTCGACGGCGACCTCGTCGCCAAAGAGGAACCCGTCTACGACGGGGCGAAACTCGAGATCGTCACGGACCAGTCCGAGGAGTACCTGCGAGTGATGCGCCACTCCGCCGCCCACTGTCTCGCACAGGCGGTCGAGCGGCTGTACGACGACGTCAAACTCGCCATCGGGCCGCCGACCGACGAGGGTTTCTACTACGACTTCGACGACCTCGAGGTCGACGAGGAGGATCTCGAGGAGATCGAAGCGGAGATGGAAGCGATCGTCGAGGCCGATTACGACATCGAACGCGAGGAAGTCTCGATCGCGGACGCCGAGGAGCGACTCGACGGCCAGCCGTACAAACTCGAACTCCTCTCCGAGTTCGCCGACGAGAACGACCACGTCACCTTCTACAGCCAGGGCGAGTGGGGGGACCTCTGTGCCGGCCCGCACGTCGACTCGACGGGCGAGATCGGCGCGGTGAAACTGCTCGAGATCGCCGGCGCCTACTGGCGCGGCGACGAGGAGAACCCGATGCAGACCCGGATTTACGGCACCGCCTTCGAGGACGAGTCCGACCTGGAGGCGTTCCTCGAGCGAAAACGCGAGGCCGAAGAGCGCGACCACCGCCGGATCGGCAACGAAATGGACCTGTTCTCGATCCAGGACGTCACGGGTCCCGGACTGCCGCTGTATCACCCGCCGGGCAAGACGATCCTGAACGAACTCAGCGAGTTCGTCACCGATCTCAACGACGCCGCCGGCTACGACTACGTCGAGACGCCCCACCTGTTCAAGACGGACCTCTGGAAACGCTCCGGCCACTACGAGAACTACCAGGACGACATGTTCGTCTTTGAACTCGGCGACGACGAGTTCGGGCTGAAGCCGATGAACTGCCCCGGCCACGCCACGATCTTCGACGACCACTCCTGGAGCTACCGGGACCTTCCCGTGCGGTACGCCGAGGACGGCAAGGTCTACCGCAAGGAACAGCGCGGCGAACTCTCGGGGCTCTCGCGCGTGTGGGCCTTCACGATCGACGACGGCCACCTGTTCGTCCGCCCCGACCAGATCGAAGCGGAAGTCGAGGCCATCATGGACGCCATCGACGAGGTGCTCTCGACGTTCGACCTGGAGTACGAGGTCGCACTGGCCACGCGCCCCGAGAAGAGCGTGGGAAGTGACGAGATCTGGGAGCGTGCGGAGTCCCAGCTGAAGGCCGTCCTCGAGGACCGCGAGATGGAGTACGACCTCGAGGAGGGCGACGGTGCCTTCTACGGCCCGAAGATCGACTACGCCTTCGAGGACGCCATCGGCCGCAGCTGGGACGGTCCCACCGTCCAGCTCGACTTCAACATGCCCGAACGGTTCGACCTCACCTACGTCGGCGAGGACAACGAGGAACACCGTCCCGTGATGATCCACCGGGCGCTGTACGGCAGCTACGAGCGGTTCTTCATGATGCTCATCGAGCACTTCGAGGGCAAGTTCCCGCTCTGGCTCGCCCCCGAGCAGGTCCGCGTGCTCCCCATCTCCGACGACAACCTCGAGTACGCCCGGGAGGTCGCCACGGAGTTCGACGACTTCCGTGTGGAGGTCGACGACCGCGACTCGACGCTCGAGCGCAAGATCCGCGCGGCCCACGACGACCGCGTCCCCTACCAGATCATCGTCGGCGACAACGAAGAGGAGGCGGGCAACATCTCGGTTCGCGACCGCTTCGAGGACCAGGAGTCCGACGTCGAAATCGAGGCGTTCCGTGCCCACCTCGAGGACGAACGGGACGCAAAGCGGACGGAACCGGACTTCCTCGCCGAGTAA
- a CDS encoding class I SAM-dependent methyltransferase — MPKSAPFEEHTDRYEQWFDEHTEAYRAEIDALSRLVPADAFGLEIGVGSGRFAEPLEIETGVDPAVEMLEYADDRGIDVVRGVAEALPFRTDRFDVAVIVTTICFVDDVPTTFAEARRVLRPGGSLVIGYIDRESPVGQQYQEYKDENPFYRDATFVSTDELVDDLEDAGFVDFEFVQTIFEWPGEMDDVDPVRDGYGEGSFVGIEAVVPGE; from the coding sequence ATGCCCAAGTCAGCCCCGTTCGAGGAACACACCGATCGATACGAACAGTGGTTCGACGAACACACAGAGGCGTATCGCGCCGAGATAGACGCCCTGTCTCGACTCGTCCCGGCCGACGCGTTCGGACTCGAGATCGGCGTCGGCAGCGGTCGATTCGCGGAGCCACTCGAGATCGAAACCGGCGTCGACCCGGCCGTCGAGATGCTCGAGTACGCGGACGACCGTGGAATCGACGTCGTCCGCGGCGTCGCGGAGGCGCTGCCGTTCCGGACGGATCGATTCGACGTCGCCGTGATCGTCACGACGATCTGTTTCGTCGACGACGTCCCGACGACGTTCGCGGAGGCACGCCGCGTGCTCCGTCCCGGCGGATCGCTCGTCATCGGCTACATCGACAGGGAGAGCCCCGTCGGCCAGCAGTACCAGGAGTACAAAGACGAGAACCCGTTCTACCGGGACGCGACGTTCGTCTCGACCGACGAACTGGTCGACGACCTCGAGGACGCCGGCTTCGTCGACTTCGAGTTCGTCCAGACGATCTTCGAGTGGCCGGGAGAGATGGACGACGTCGACCCGGTTCGCGACGGCTACGGCGAGGGGTCGTTCGTCGGCATCGAGGCGGTCGTCCCCGGCGAGTGA
- a CDS encoding phosphoribosyltransferase family protein — translation MNRAEKATLQLRAVEVLRMLKETRTYDELAARTGLPPGDLNRYVNGHVLPSADRARTVVEDVGRDALAAELDARIRVDDEGYVDTSGAVFDQPFLDLVAPVVASAFEFDRPDVVLTAATDGITLAASLASYYGVRCAYAKKRKETAVEEFIEARQRLASGIELTYYLPASAIDAGESVLVVDDLIRSGETQELLLEIVESAGGHVAGVFALIAAGDDGVERARERTDAPIGSLATV, via the coding sequence ATGAACAGAGCCGAGAAAGCGACCTTGCAGTTACGTGCCGTCGAGGTGCTGCGGATGCTCAAGGAGACGCGCACGTACGACGAACTCGCCGCGCGAACGGGGCTGCCGCCGGGCGATCTCAATCGGTACGTCAACGGACACGTCCTCCCGAGTGCCGACCGCGCCAGGACCGTCGTCGAGGACGTCGGCCGCGACGCGCTCGCGGCGGAACTCGACGCCCGGATTCGCGTCGACGACGAGGGATACGTCGACACCTCCGGGGCGGTCTTCGACCAGCCCTTTCTCGACCTCGTCGCACCCGTCGTCGCCAGCGCCTTCGAGTTCGACCGGCCGGACGTCGTGTTGACGGCCGCGACCGACGGCATCACGCTCGCGGCGTCGCTCGCGAGTTACTACGGCGTCCGCTGTGCGTACGCCAAGAAACGAAAGGAGACTGCAGTCGAGGAGTTCATCGAGGCCCGACAGCGCCTCGCCTCGGGGATCGAACTCACCTACTACCTGCCCGCGTCGGCGATCGACGCGGGCGAGTCCGTGCTCGTCGTCGACGACCTCATCCGCTCGGGCGAGACCCAGGAACTGCTGCTCGAGATCGTCGAGTCGGCCGGTGGCCACGTCGCGGGCGTCTTCGCGCTCATCGCCGCGGGTGACGACGGTGTCGAACGCGCACGCGAGCGAACGGACGCGCCGATCGGCTCGCTGGCGACCGTCTGA
- a CDS encoding winged helix-turn-helix transcriptional regulator, whose translation MARAHDVADTVHTLLEHDGLERADLEEVREADDETAEEITTDLLALLGRTHALALLREFALGSEPLRFSDLESTLEVSPSTLSARLSEFVEAGLLERESYDEIPPRVEYRATEKTNALAPLFFYLDLWADRYGYDLEET comes from the coding sequence ATGGCCAGAGCACACGACGTCGCAGACACCGTCCACACGCTGCTCGAGCACGACGGCCTCGAGCGGGCAGACCTCGAGGAGGTCAGGGAGGCCGACGACGAGACCGCAGAGGAGATCACCACCGACTTGCTCGCGCTGCTGGGACGGACCCACGCGCTCGCACTCCTGCGGGAGTTCGCTCTCGGAAGCGAGCCGTTGCGGTTCTCCGACCTCGAGTCGACGCTCGAGGTCTCGCCGAGTACGCTCTCGGCGCGCCTCTCGGAGTTCGTCGAGGCGGGACTGCTCGAGCGGGAGTCCTACGACGAGATCCCCCCGCGCGTCGAGTACCGGGCGACCGAGAAGACGAACGCCCTCGCGCCGCTTTTCTTCTACCTGGACCTCTGGGCCGACCGGTACGGGTACGACCTCGAGGAGACGTAG